A section of the Microbulbifer pacificus genome encodes:
- the fabD gene encoding ACP S-malonyltransferase — protein sequence MTNPVLAFVFPGQGSQQIGMLAEAAAAFPEINATFSEASSVLGYDLWDLCQNGSQEDINLTERTQPLLLTASVALYRAWLSQGGARPALMAGHSLGEWSALVCAGVLAFEDAVRLVRERGRLMQEAVPPGEGAMAAVIGLDDQAVENACADAAQGAIVAAVNYNSPGQVVIAGSSAAVERAIEACKAAGAKRAMPLPVSAPFHTELMRPAADRLAPQIEATTFLAPQTPVIHNVHAKTESDPSAIKSLMVEQIYSPVRWTACVEAMAAAGIGQLVECGPGKVLAGLAKRIDRNLVAHNIETPAQLSEAVKSTAQ from the coding sequence ATGACCAATCCAGTTTTGGCGTTTGTATTTCCCGGTCAGGGTTCCCAGCAGATCGGTATGCTGGCGGAAGCGGCCGCGGCCTTCCCTGAAATCAACGCAACCTTTTCCGAAGCTTCCTCTGTTCTCGGCTACGATCTGTGGGATCTGTGCCAGAACGGATCTCAGGAAGACATCAATCTCACTGAACGCACCCAGCCGCTTCTGCTCACCGCGAGTGTGGCACTCTACCGTGCGTGGCTGTCACAGGGCGGCGCAAGACCCGCATTGATGGCAGGTCACAGCCTCGGCGAGTGGTCTGCACTGGTCTGTGCCGGTGTGCTGGCCTTTGAGGACGCGGTGCGTCTGGTGCGCGAGCGCGGCCGCCTCATGCAGGAGGCGGTGCCTCCTGGCGAGGGCGCTATGGCCGCGGTTATCGGTCTTGATGATCAGGCGGTAGAAAACGCCTGTGCGGACGCTGCCCAGGGGGCGATAGTGGCCGCGGTGAACTATAACTCTCCGGGTCAGGTGGTAATTGCCGGCAGCTCTGCAGCGGTTGAGCGCGCTATTGAGGCGTGCAAGGCTGCCGGCGCCAAGCGCGCCATGCCACTGCCGGTCAGCGCACCTTTCCATACCGAGTTGATGCGTCCGGCGGCAGACAGGCTTGCACCGCAGATCGAGGCGACCACATTCCTCGCACCGCAAACACCGGTCATCCACAATGTGCATGCAAAAACGGAATCTGACCCATCCGCGATCAAGTCGCTGATGGTGGAGCAGATTTACAGCCCGGTGCGCTGGACCGCGTGTGTAGAGGCAATGGCTGCTGCAGGTATTGGGCAGCTGGTTGAGTGTGGTCCGGGCAAGGTTCTTGCAGGACTGGCGAAACGAATCGATCGCAATCTCGTCGCACACAATATCGAAACGCCGGCACAGTTGTCGGAAGCCGTAAAATCCACCGCACAATAA
- the fabG gene encoding 3-oxoacyl-ACP reductase FabG, whose protein sequence is MTFSTSLEGKVALVTGASRGIGAAIADLLGAQGAIVIGTATSAAGAEKISARFAEKGVKGAGKELDVTNPESVSSVLDSVKAEFGAPTILVNNAGITQDNLLMRMKDNEWDSVLNTNLTAVYRVTKSCLRDMTKARWGRIINISSVVGSMGNPGQSNYAATKAGVAGFARALAAEVGSRGITVNTVAPGFIDTDMTKVLPEAQREVLMSKIPLGRLGAPEEIASVVAFLASDAGGYVTGETIHVNGGMYMG, encoded by the coding sequence ATGACTTTTTCAACTTCGCTCGAAGGCAAGGTGGCTCTGGTAACTGGTGCCAGCCGCGGTATTGGCGCTGCAATTGCGGACCTGCTAGGTGCGCAGGGTGCAATCGTGATTGGTACTGCTACCAGCGCTGCCGGTGCTGAAAAAATCTCTGCGCGCTTTGCAGAGAAAGGTGTAAAAGGCGCCGGTAAAGAGCTGGATGTAACCAACCCGGAAAGCGTTAGTTCTGTTCTGGATTCAGTAAAAGCTGAATTCGGTGCGCCCACGATTCTCGTTAACAACGCTGGCATTACTCAAGACAACCTGTTGATGCGCATGAAAGACAACGAGTGGGATTCCGTACTGAATACCAACCTCACTGCGGTTTACCGCGTGACCAAAAGCTGCCTGCGGGATATGACCAAGGCGCGCTGGGGTCGCATCATCAATATCAGTTCCGTTGTCGGTAGCATGGGCAATCCGGGCCAGAGCAACTACGCTGCTACCAAGGCCGGTGTAGCGGGCTTCGCGCGCGCACTGGCGGCGGAAGTGGGCTCTCGCGGAATTACCGTTAATACTGTTGCACCGGGTTTTATTGATACCGATATGACCAAGGTGCTGCCGGAAGCTCAGCGCGAAGTGCTAATGAGTAAAATTCCCCTGGGCCGACTTGGTGCACCGGAAGAGATTGCATCCGTTGTCGCATTTTTGGCCAGCGATGCTGGTGGTTATGTGACCGGAGAGACCATTCACGTGAATGGCGGCATGTATATGGGCTGA
- the fabF gene encoding beta-ketoacyl-ACP synthase II — MSRRRVVITGMGAVSPLGNTLEDTWSALLAGTSGAVPIDTFDVSAFSTQFAAMVKDFNPEPHVALKEARKMDLFLQFGLSAAVQAVEDSGLQVTEANAPRVGACIGSGMGGIAAIENNAMLIAEKGPRRVSPFFVPGAIINMVSGNLSIKYGMKGPNLSTTTACTTGTHAIGLGLRTIQYGDADVMVCGGAEMVTTPVGLGGFCAARALSTRNDNPQAASRPWDRDRDGFVLGEGAGVLVLEEYEHAKARGAKIYAELSGFGMSGDAHHMTSPPEDGAGAALSMANALKDAGLDASAIQYINAHGTSTPLGDKAEIAAVRSVFEGCLDQLAVSSTKSMTGHLLGAAGAIEAIFSVMALQDQVAPPTINLDNVDENCMGVNLVPHTAQEMKIDAVLSNSFGFGGTNGSLIFQRV; from the coding sequence GTGTCGCGTAGAAGAGTTGTTATCACCGGAATGGGCGCAGTAAGCCCGCTGGGAAATACCCTTGAAGATACCTGGTCCGCCTTGCTGGCTGGTACCAGCGGCGCAGTGCCGATTGATACCTTTGATGTATCAGCGTTCAGCACCCAGTTTGCCGCGATGGTAAAAGACTTTAACCCCGAGCCTCACGTCGCGCTGAAAGAAGCGCGCAAAATGGATTTGTTTCTGCAGTTTGGCCTGAGCGCCGCGGTGCAGGCCGTTGAAGATTCCGGTCTGCAAGTAACCGAAGCCAACGCTCCGCGCGTAGGTGCCTGTATCGGTTCCGGTATGGGTGGTATTGCGGCTATTGAAAACAATGCCATGCTGATTGCGGAGAAGGGCCCGCGCCGGGTTTCTCCGTTCTTTGTTCCCGGGGCCATCATCAACATGGTGTCCGGTAACCTGTCGATTAAATACGGTATGAAAGGTCCGAACCTTTCGACCACCACTGCCTGTACCACCGGCACCCATGCCATCGGTCTCGGTTTGCGCACTATTCAATACGGCGATGCCGACGTGATGGTGTGCGGCGGTGCCGAGATGGTGACCACTCCGGTTGGTCTCGGCGGCTTCTGTGCGGCGCGCGCGCTGTCCACCCGCAATGACAATCCGCAGGCGGCCAGTCGCCCCTGGGATAGGGATCGCGATGGTTTCGTGTTGGGCGAGGGTGCTGGTGTGCTGGTACTCGAAGAGTACGAACATGCAAAGGCTCGCGGTGCGAAAATATATGCAGAGCTGAGCGGCTTCGGCATGAGCGGCGATGCGCACCACATGACATCTCCGCCCGAAGATGGTGCCGGTGCTGCACTGTCGATGGCCAATGCACTGAAAGATGCCGGCCTCGATGCCTCAGCGATTCAGTACATCAACGCCCACGGCACTTCCACCCCCCTGGGTGACAAGGCGGAGATTGCCGCAGTGCGCTCGGTGTTTGAAGGTTGTCTGGACCAGCTCGCGGTCAGCTCCACCAAATCCATGACCGGTCACCTGCTGGGGGCCGCCGGTGCCATTGAGGCAATTTTTTCGGTGATGGCGCTGCAGGATCAGGTGGCTCCGCCCACCATCAACCTGGACAACGTGGATGAGAACTGCATGGGTGTAAACCTGGTGCCTCACACCGCGCAGGAAATGAAAATCGATGCGGTGCTGTCCAACTCCTTCGGGTTCGGCGGTACCAATGGCTCGCTGATTTTTCAGCGGGTCTGA
- the acpP gene encoding acyl carrier protein: protein MSSIEERVKKIVAEQLGVKEEDVKPEASFVEDLGADSLDTVELVMALEEEFETEIPDEEAEKITTVQLAIDYINQNLG, encoded by the coding sequence ATGAGCAGCATTGAAGAGCGCGTAAAAAAGATCGTTGCTGAACAACTGGGCGTGAAGGAAGAAGATGTAAAACCTGAAGCATCCTTTGTTGAAGATCTGGGCGCTGACTCCCTCGACACAGTTGAGCTGGTAATGGCTTTGGAAGAGGAATTCGAAACTGAGATTCCTGACGAAGAAGCAGAAAAAATCACCACTGTTCAGCTGGCCATCGATTACATCAACCAGAACCTCGGTTGA